A genomic region of Candidatus Omnitrophota bacterium contains the following coding sequences:
- a CDS encoding SPOR domain-containing protein, protein MKKEMQTDLFEEAIQKKIKRNYYPSLKKLFPYGFVNIRLSYEGLIFSLIVFMLVCVVIFSLGVEKGKHSTLIVNDTPGLGNEVSKNYSSKKYTIQVAAYRDKKMALNLIKELMQNRYRPFVIYADKMYHVCIGKYLNKEIAREELYNLLKKYKTSYIRTIP, encoded by the coding sequence ATGAAAAAAGAGATGCAGACCGACTTATTTGAAGAGGCAATTCAGAAAAAAATAAAGAGAAATTATTATCCGTCACTTAAAAAACTTTTTCCCTACGGATTTGTAAATATTAGATTAAGTTATGAAGGATTAATATTTTCTCTCATTGTCTTTATGCTTGTTTGTGTAGTTATTTTTAGTCTCGGAGTAGAGAAAGGTAAGCACTCTACTTTAATAGTAAACGATACGCCTGGATTAGGTAATGAAGTATCAAAAAATTATTCTTCCAAGAAATATACCATTCAGGTTGCTGCTTACCGAGATAAAAAAATGGCATTAAATCTCATAAAAGAATTAATGCAAAACAGATATAGGCCTTTTGTTATCTATGCGGATAAAATGTATCATGTCTGTATTGGAAAATATCTAAATAAAGAAATCGCAAGAGAAGAATTATATAATTTGTTAAAAAAATACAAAACCAGTTATATAAGAACAATTCCTTAA
- the aroB gene encoding 3-dehydroquinate synthase, translating to MTRVRLNLGERSYTIIINKDNYAGLGKEIKNLSIGKDAFIVTDQRIAKILGRKITSSLKNKNLTSHIETVPTSEKSKSLKTWTNLIEKLVSFDKRKELFLVALGGGVVGDLTGFIASVYKRGIPYIQIPTTLLAQVDSAIGGKNAIDLPCGKNILGTFYQPRLVYSEISALKSLSLREIKNGLAEVIKYGAIKNKKLFRYLEDTDLNSNSFNWEYIILECTKIKKEIIEQDEYDKKELRMILNFGHTIGHGIETASEYSRKYSHGEAISLGMLCATEIGIMLGITPLKDLKRLENLIIKIGLPQKIRYLKLDNIIRAITYDKKFRGLKTRLVILEEIGKAKIVKDISWNLIKRVIKKRMA from the coding sequence ATGACGAGAGTTAGATTAAACCTCGGAGAAAGAAGCTATACGATTATTATAAATAAAGATAATTACGCCGGCCTAGGTAAAGAGATTAAGAATTTATCCATTGGTAAAGACGCATTTATTGTTACAGACCAAAGAATAGCAAAAATACTCGGAAGAAAAATAACCTCTTCACTAAAAAATAAAAACTTAACCTCCCATATAGAAACTGTCCCCACTTCAGAGAAATCAAAATCTCTAAAAACATGGACTAACTTAATTGAAAAATTAGTAAGTTTTGACAAAAGGAAAGAATTGTTTCTAGTGGCCTTGGGTGGTGGAGTAGTGGGAGACCTCACGGGATTTATTGCTTCGGTTTATAAAAGAGGTATCCCCTATATACAAATACCTACCACGCTCCTTGCACAGGTCGATTCAGCTATTGGCGGGAAAAATGCTATAGATTTGCCCTGTGGGAAAAATATTCTCGGGACCTTTTATCAACCTCGTTTAGTATATTCAGAAATATCTGCTCTTAAAAGCCTATCTCTTCGAGAAATTAAAAATGGCTTAGCCGAGGTTATAAAATATGGAGCAATCAAAAACAAAAAATTATTTAGATATTTAGAAGATACGGATTTAAACTCCAATTCCTTTAATTGGGAATATATCATTTTAGAATGTACTAAGATTAAAAAAGAAATTATTGAACAAGATGAATATGATAAAAAAGAATTAAGAATGATTCTTAACTTCGGTCATACCATTGGACACGGCATTGAGACTGCTTCAGAATACTCAAGAAAATATAGCCATGGCGAAGCCATATCCTTAGGAATGCTTTGCGCTACGGAAATAGGAATAATGTTAGGAATTACTCCTCTAAAGGATTTAAAAAGATTAGAGAACTTAATTATTAAAATTGGCCTACCCCAAAAAATTAGATATTTAAAACTTGATAATATTATAAGAGCCATTACTTATGATAAGAAATTCCGTGGTTTAAAAACTCGCCTAGTAATCTTAGAAGAAATAGGAAAAGCCAAGATAGTCAAAGATATTTCCTGGAATTTAATCAAAAGGGTAATAAAAAAGAGGATGGCTTGA
- a CDS encoding PilZ domain-containing protein codes for MDENLSLQNRRRYHRINFDTSVTYQTKVGSRLNHTLTRDLSEGGMGVIFEEFLPKDAELILEFSLKKNSTPIRTRAKVVWVQKLPYTERYRAGLEFEEMEALQKSNLKRFINKEPLLFYY; via the coding sequence ATGGATGAAAATCTTTCTTTACAAAACCGAAGAAGATATCATCGTATAAATTTTGATACCTCAGTAACTTACCAAACAAAAGTTGGCAGTCGCTTAAACCATACCTTAACAAGAGATTTAAGCGAAGGAGGTATGGGGGTAATCTTTGAAGAATTTTTACCTAAGGATGCGGAATTAATCCTGGAATTTAGCCTCAAGAAAAATAGCACCCCCATTAGAACCAGAGCGAAGGTAGTGTGGGTGCAAAAACTTCCTTATACTGAACGATATCGAGCAGGTTTAGAATTTGAAGAGATGGAAGCCCTACAGAAGTCGAATCTTAAAAGATTTATAAATAAAGAACCTCTTTTGTTTTACTATTGA
- a CDS encoding PilZ domain-containing protein gives MNEHKHKDRRKYPRLEKKLPIKAFGETFDFYTETMNIGAGGVLFYLDNPIPIATKLKITLVLPSKKEKKDIKIDCEGVVVRIQENLTVTGQGRYYMAIMFTEISPENRAKINQFVNEQLGISEGEEEGD, from the coding sequence ATGAACGAGCACAAGCATAAAGATAGACGGAAATACCCTCGTTTAGAAAAGAAACTCCCCATCAAAGCTTTTGGAGAAACTTTTGATTTCTATACTGAGACGATGAATATTGGAGCTGGAGGAGTGCTTTTTTACCTTGATAACCCTATACCCATCGCCACTAAACTAAAGATAACTCTCGTACTTCCTTCAAAAAAAGAAAAAAAGGATATTAAAATAGACTGTGAGGGGGTAGTGGTAAGAATCCAAGAGAATCTAACGGTTACCGGACAGGGAAGATATTATATGGCAATAATGTTCACGGAAATCTCTCCTGAAAATAGAGCAAAAATAAATCAATTTGTCAACGAACAACTCGGTATATCCGAAGGGGAGGAAGAAGGTGATTAG
- a CDS encoding methionine--tRNA ligase subunit beta, which translates to MISLEEFKKIELKVAKIIEVKEHPQADKLYVLKVNTGNEIKQLVAGIRKFYTPQQLLNKNIVIINNLQPAMIRGIESQGMLLAASDTNNNISLILPDKDIAPGSTIR; encoded by the coding sequence GTGATTAGTTTAGAAGAATTCAAAAAAATAGAACTGAAAGTTGCTAAGATAATTGAAGTCAAAGAACATCCACAAGCAGATAAACTGTATGTGCTTAAGGTAAATACGGGAAATGAGATTAAACAATTGGTAGCGGGAATAAGAAAATTTTATACTCCCCAACAACTCCTGAACAAAAATATTGTTATTATCAACAACCTCCAACCGGCAATGATTCGGGGGATAGAAAGCCAGGGGATGCTTCTGGCTGCCTCCGACACAAACAATAATATCTCTTTGATTTTACCCGATAAGGACATTGCTCCCGGCAGTACTATCCGCTAG
- a CDS encoding TIGR00725 family protein, translating into MLCLKKNYIIGVIGTSNPNKRIVHIAEEIGKEIAAGGCMLICGGLGGVMEFSAKGAKEKKGITIGILPTDDPSTANKYIDIPIATGLGEARNIIIVKTADALIAVGKGLGTLSEIAFALKLNKPLVGIETWKIPGIISLPKPPEVVKKAIELAKKSKRG; encoded by the coding sequence ATGTTGTGTCTGAAGAAAAATTACATTATTGGGGTAATCGGAACTTCTAACCCTAATAAGCGAATTGTCCATATTGCTGAAGAAATAGGAAAAGAAATTGCCGCTGGAGGATGTATGCTTATATGTGGTGGTTTGGGGGGAGTAATGGAGTTCTCGGCAAAAGGGGCTAAAGAAAAGAAGGGAATAACCATCGGAATTCTCCCTACCGATGACCCTTCTACGGCTAATAAATACATTGATATTCCTATCGCAACAGGTTTAGGCGAGGCAAGAAACATTATTATCGTAAAAACTGCGGATGCTTTAATCGCGGTGGGCAAGGGTTTAGGTACACTTTCGGAAATTGCTTTTGCGCTTAAATTAAACAAACCCCTTGTAGGCATAGAAACCTGGAAAATTCCGGGAATAATCTCTCTTCCTAAACCCCCTGAAGTAGTAAAAAAAGCGATAGAACTGGCAAAAAAGTCAAAAAGGGGATAA
- a CDS encoding histidine triad nucleotide-binding protein encodes MEKDCIFCKIIRKEIPAKIVYADKDVLSFEDINPQAPVHLIIIPKKHIEKISDITEKNYPLVGKLVFIAQKLAKDKKISDSGYRLVFNCGKDAGQAVFHVHLHLLGGRKLTWPPG; translated from the coding sequence ATGGAAAAAGATTGTATCTTTTGTAAAATTATCAGAAAAGAAATTCCTGCAAAAATAGTCTACGCTGATAAAGATGTCTTGAGTTTTGAAGATATAAATCCGCAGGCACCGGTACATCTTATTATTATCCCCAAAAAGCATATTGAAAAGATAAGCGATATCACTGAAAAAAATTACCCTTTAGTGGGAAAATTAGTATTTATCGCCCAGAAACTGGCCAAAGATAAGAAAATATCTGACTCAGGATATCGCTTGGTATTTAATTGCGGTAAGGATGCAGGCCAGGCAGTATTTCACGTTCACCTTCATCTTTTAGGGGGAAGAAAATTAACCTGGCCTCCGGGATAA
- a CDS encoding M48 family metallopeptidase yields MKLLLKRNLEFPIRIFIVIILPGLATSFLSGCATVYNPATQQKELILIDTGTEVMLGKQIDFQISQSYEIVKGTQDNERVNIIGKKVAEVSDRQDIRYIFKIVKDKEVNAFCTPGGYVYIHTGLLEKVNDDELACVIGHEIGHVAARHIVKKLQAQLGYELLVSLALGRGGAQEIEKALNVAFNIIALGYSREDEFLADKLGIKYAYKAGYDPQAMINFFKKLQELKKDKTMATPLFLRSHPYLEQRIERAGQEITKLQQPELSSLTLTNPQPLSPKNPTLSLQEEKTSTAFTTKYKKCPTCGKIYPRNYQYCIQDGSSLIAYP; encoded by the coding sequence ATGAAGTTGCTACTTAAAAGAAATCTTGAGTTCCCGATAAGAATCTTCATAGTGATAATTCTTCCGGGATTGGCTACTTCTTTCTTAAGCGGTTGTGCTACCGTTTACAATCCCGCTACCCAGCAGAAAGAATTAATCTTAATTGACACAGGAACTGAAGTTATGTTGGGTAAACAAATAGATTTTCAAATTTCTCAAAGTTACGAAATTGTCAAAGGAACTCAGGATAATGAAAGGGTAAATATCATCGGAAAAAAAGTCGCTGAGGTTTCGGACCGTCAAGATATAAGATATATCTTTAAAATTGTTAAGGATAAGGAAGTCAATGCTTTTTGCACCCCTGGCGGTTATGTTTATATCCATACCGGCCTTCTAGAAAAAGTTAACGATGATGAGCTTGCTTGTGTGATTGGTCATGAGATAGGACATGTTGCTGCTCGGCATATTGTCAAGAAACTTCAGGCACAGCTCGGTTATGAACTCTTAGTCAGTCTTGCCTTAGGCAGGGGAGGAGCGCAAGAAATAGAAAAAGCACTAAATGTTGCTTTTAATATTATTGCTTTAGGTTACAGCAGAGAAGATGAATTCTTGGCTGATAAATTAGGAATAAAGTATGCTTATAAAGCAGGTTATGACCCTCAAGCGATGATAAACTTTTTCAAAAAATTACAAGAACTAAAAAAAGACAAAACCATGGCCACCCCACTTTTCTTGCGTTCCCATCCCTACTTAGAGCAACGCATCGAAAGAGCAGGCCAGGAAATTACAAAACTTCAACAACCAGAACTATCTTCCTTAACTCTAACCAACCCGCAACCTCTTTCTCCTAAAAACCCCACTCTTTCCTTACAAGAAGAAAAAACCAGCACTGCTTTTACTACAAAATATAAAAAATGTCCTACCTGCGGTAAAATCTATCCCCGTAATTACCAATATTGTATCCAAGATGGAAGCTCGTTAATTGCTTATCCTTAA
- a CDS encoding PilZ domain-containing protein — protein sequence MFRSREGFTLETLLSLQLDFPPASKTILCKGRVIRVEERTHLAKYGLGIDFIEMNKSDQEVINNYIERMDIDKVLAKAVRL from the coding sequence ATATTTAGAAGTAGAGAAGGTTTTACTTTAGAAACCCTCTTAAGTCTTCAATTAGATTTTCCTCCTGCTTCTAAAACAATTCTGTGTAAAGGCAGGGTGATAAGGGTAGAAGAGAGGACACATCTTGCTAAGTATGGTTTAGGGATTGATTTCATAGAAATGAATAAATCCGACCAGGAGGTGATAAATAATTATATTGAGCGGATGGACATTGATAAAGTATTGGCGAAAGCAGTAAGATTATAA
- a CDS encoding PilZ domain-containing protein: MFLLLCLSIVVLIYVYYEDYRSRKENRAEGRMVGLWNRNERRRFKRLPASLTIGYEISGKPTPLKEICSRDISQGGIGLIIYEKLREGTLLRIWVDIPERKEKLFILGKIAWQKEVTQDSSPKRVFYAGVCFTTLDTPTQLHLLNFISSLESKEA, from the coding sequence ATGTTTTTGCTTTTGTGTCTTAGTATTGTAGTCCTAATTTATGTATATTATGAGGACTATCGTAGTAGAAAAGAAAACCGTGCTGAAGGTAGAATGGTAGGATTATGGAATAGAAATGAGCGTCGTAGATTTAAACGACTTCCAGCAAGCTTAACCATTGGATATGAAATTTCAGGAAAACCAACACCTCTAAAAGAAATTTGCTCACGAGATATCTCCCAGGGAGGAATTGGTTTAATTATTTATGAGAAACTGAGGGAAGGGACATTGTTAAGAATCTGGGTAGATATTCCGGAGCGAAAAGAGAAATTATTTATCTTAGGCAAAATCGCCTGGCAGAAAGAAGTTACTCAAGATTCATCCCCTAAAAGAGTGTTTTATGCCGGTGTATGTTTTACCACCTTAGATACCCCTACACAATTACATTTATTGAATTTTATTTCTTCTTTAGAAAGTAAAGAGGCATAG
- a CDS encoding signal peptidase I: MENKEIDKFLEEIHINFLKEGVSIWAETTGKSMEPVIREGDFVKIIPVKVEEIKRGEIVTFSRDTPKILTAHRLLSKEKDNFITCGDNFIFSQDPPLEKEDILGKVVAVRRNNRKRNLDKGFWYLYGKVITYLRIYGFPLLILFLSLYKFFTHPKLFFTQVIRKAEQTPNPPRRWSKTSIISSSH, encoded by the coding sequence TTGGAAAATAAAGAAATAGATAAATTTTTAGAAGAAATTCATATAAATTTTTTGAAAGAAGGAGTTTCTATTTGGGCAGAGACTACAGGAAAAAGTATGGAACCGGTAATTAGGGAGGGGGATTTTGTAAAGATTATTCCGGTAAAGGTAGAGGAGATAAAAAGGGGAGAGATAGTTACTTTCTCGAGAGATACTCCCAAAATACTTACTGCCCATCGTTTGCTTAGTAAAGAAAAAGATAATTTCATTACCTGCGGAGACAATTTTATCTTTAGTCAAGACCCTCCTTTAGAAAAAGAGGATATTTTAGGTAAAGTGGTGGCGGTAAGAAGAAACAATAGAAAAAGAAATTTAGATAAAGGATTCTGGTATTTATATGGAAAGGTTATCACTTATTTGAGAATTTACGGCTTTCCTTTATTGATTCTCTTTCTTTCTCTCTACAAATTTTTTACCCATCCCAAATTGTTTTTTACCCAAGTAATCAGAAAAGCAGAACAAACCCCTAACCCACCTCGTAGGTGGTCTAAAACATCCATTATAAGTTCCAGCCATTAA
- a CDS encoding M48 family metalloprotease: protein MKNKFLFLFLAFFTSACATQFNPYTGKEEFIFMSDEEEVKIGKALTKQVEDRFKISEDLLLQSRVNEIGQSLVQSSDRKSILYYFKVLDKDEKNAFALPGGYVYVFSGLLEEVSNDDELAYILAHEISHIVARHSVDLLKKNLGFNILMVLAKAGAPDTETIRRTSTALDLLMLSYSREDEFMADRLAVRFMQKAGFNPEGALSFLEKFKEIKKKEPIRPLYGRTHPYINERIRAVREEIYGRISFEDYLNK from the coding sequence ATGAAAAACAAATTTTTGTTTCTTTTCCTCGCTTTTTTTACAAGTGCCTGTGCCACGCAATTTAATCCCTACACTGGAAAAGAAGAATTTATTTTTATGAGTGATGAAGAAGAAGTAAAGATAGGCAAAGCGCTTACAAAACAAGTAGAGGATAGATTTAAGATTTCTGAAGATTTATTACTGCAATCAAGAGTAAATGAAATTGGGCAAAGCCTCGTTCAGTCATCTGACCGTAAAAGCATCTTGTATTATTTTAAAGTATTAGATAAAGATGAAAAGAATGCTTTTGCTTTACCCGGAGGATACGTATATGTCTTTAGTGGTTTATTAGAAGAAGTGAGTAATGATGATGAACTTGCTTATATTTTAGCCCACGAAATATCCCATATTGTGGCAAGGCATTCCGTGGATTTATTAAAAAAGAATTTAGGTTTTAACATTCTAATGGTCTTAGCCAAAGCTGGTGCTCCAGATACCGAGACTATAAGGAGAACAAGCACCGCCTTAGATTTATTAATGCTTTCCTATTCCCGCGAAGATGAATTTATGGCAGATAGACTCGCAGTCCGTTTTATGCAGAAGGCAGGTTTTAATCCTGAAGGAGCTTTATCTTTTTTAGAAAAATTTAAAGAAATAAAAAAGAAGGAACCCATTCGACCTCTTTATGGTAGAACCCATCCTTATATTAATGAAAGGATTAGGGCAGTGCGTGAAGAAATTTACGGAAGGATTAGTTTCGAGGATTACCTGAATAAATAA
- a CDS encoding RsmB/NOP family class I SAM-dependent RNA methyltransferase: protein MKNAVYKLPTDFIERMRLIFPSIKFPNLMHTFTEKKPTTFRINSLKIDPREAVDKLKMLGFRIEKVSWYAEAFILKNAGKKELMESELYKEGYIYIQGLSSMLPPLVLAPLPGEIVLDLTSAPGSKTTQMAVLMHNQGRIVAVEQSKERFFKLLNNLKEQGVNNTEAVLCRGENIWLKYKEHFDKVLLDAPCSSEGRFDTTNPRTFLFWKENKVKEMVRKQKRLIFSAVQSAKVGGKILYSTCTFSPEENEGVINWVLQRFKGKIITQKIKLNLPPNIVPGLRKWQGVEFLPEIHHCSRVLPTLEMEGFFLCLLEKINSTHTP from the coding sequence ATGAAAAATGCAGTTTATAAGCTACCTACTGATTTCATAGAACGAATGAGGTTAATCTTCCCCTCAATTAAATTTCCTAACTTGATGCATACCTTCACAGAGAAAAAGCCCACGACTTTTCGGATAAACTCTTTGAAAATTGATCCTCGGGAAGCGGTGGATAAGTTAAAAATGTTGGGTTTCAGAATAGAAAAGGTTTCTTGGTACGCCGAGGCTTTTATCTTGAAGAATGCAGGAAAGAAAGAACTCATGGAATCAGAACTTTATAAGGAAGGTTACATCTATATTCAAGGTCTCTCCAGTATGCTTCCGCCTTTGGTTTTAGCTCCTTTACCAGGAGAAATTGTATTGGATTTAACTTCTGCACCAGGAAGTAAAACTACTCAGATGGCAGTGTTAATGCATAATCAAGGTAGGATTGTTGCGGTAGAGCAGTCAAAAGAACGGTTTTTCAAATTGCTTAATAATCTGAAAGAACAAGGAGTTAATAATACTGAAGCTGTTTTATGTAGAGGGGAAAATATCTGGCTTAAGTATAAAGAACATTTTGATAAAGTGTTATTAGATGCACCTTGTTCTAGTGAGGGTCGTTTTGATACCACTAATCCCAGAACTTTTCTTTTCTGGAAGGAGAACAAAGTAAAAGAGATGGTACGCAAGCAAAAAAGACTCATTTTTTCTGCTGTTCAAAGTGCGAAGGTGGGAGGGAAGATTTTATATTCTACATGTACCTTCTCTCCAGAGGAGAATGAAGGAGTGATAAACTGGGTTTTACAAAGGTTTAAAGGAAAAATAATCACCCAAAAGATAAAACTTAATCTTCCACCGAACATTGTTCCTGGGCTAAGAAAATGGCAAGGAGTCGAATTTCTGCCTGAAATTCACCATTGTTCAAGAGTCCTCCCTACTCTAGAAATGGAAGGTTTTTTCCTTTGTTTATTGGAAAAAATAAATTCAACTCATACCCCTTGA
- a CDS encoding OsmC family protein has protein sequence MYRVELEHRGNTFFIAKSKDYLFNIDLKGKGMTPPDVFLSSLAGCIGVYFQKYLENAKLDISQFKITAEGEIPREQPLCFRNIKISIDIKEGRLEDKRKSAIIDFVKNCPIHNTLKNSPEIDIEIF, from the coding sequence ATGTACAGGGTAGAATTAGAACATAGAGGAAACACATTTTTTATTGCCAAATCTAAGGACTATCTGTTCAATATTGATTTAAAGGGTAAAGGGATGACTCCTCCCGATGTATTTTTATCATCTTTAGCAGGTTGTATAGGGGTTTATTTTCAAAAATATTTAGAAAATGCCAAGTTGGATATCTCCCAATTCAAAATAACCGCAGAAGGTGAAATTCCTCGTGAACAACCTCTTTGCTTTAGAAATATCAAAATAAGTATTGATATTAAAGAAGGGCGTCTTGAAGATAAGAGAAAAAGTGCGATTATTGACTTTGTCAAAAACTGTCCTATTCACAATACACTTAAGAATTCACCTGAGATAGACATTGAGATTTTTTAA
- a CDS encoding radical SAM protein: MGREVCVLMVNPWIYDFACYDLFSKPIGFLKIARLLSNLGFKIRFIDCLDRFHPQMINRITDKGICGIGKYYAEEVEKPSIFKDIPRKYKRYGMPPIIFKKLLKKFKKPDIILVTSGMTYWYKGVFEVLEILKKNYPKVPIILGGIYATLCYHHALEYSRADFVFKGGDLKELLILLGKILSKDFTYDINSIYLPPYYEIYSKNEYIALRTSSGCPFKCSYCGWYLLEPKIYQHNPEDIFSEIVYFHQKLKIKNFAFYDDALLYKADTHIKIILKKILEYQLPLNFHTPNGLNACFLDEELAHLMKKTNFLQPRLGLESVSFNRQRLTGGKVNKKTIIEAVKLLKKAGYSSSDIGIYLLIGLPGQPFEEIEESIYFAHSFKARVYLEEYSPVPGTYEYNRAKLDTNLDPLWHNNSVFPLYKGEYNKFQMLKELNHKLNRKFCRKEV, translated from the coding sequence ATGGGAAGAGAAGTGTGTGTATTAATGGTTAATCCTTGGATTTATGATTTTGCTTGTTACGATTTATTTTCTAAGCCCATTGGGTTTCTAAAGATTGCGAGATTACTTTCAAATTTAGGTTTTAAAATTCGCTTTATTGATTGTCTTGACCGTTTTCATCCCCAGATGATAAACCGCATCACTGATAAAGGTATTTGTGGTATCGGAAAATATTATGCGGAGGAAGTAGAGAAACCATCTATATTTAAGGATATACCGAGAAAATATAAACGTTATGGAATGCCTCCTATTATTTTCAAAAAACTACTAAAGAAATTTAAAAAACCAGATATTATTTTAGTTACTTCGGGAATGACTTATTGGTATAAAGGAGTATTCGAAGTTTTAGAAATTTTAAAGAAAAATTATCCTAAGGTGCCCATTATTTTAGGAGGTATTTATGCTACCTTATGTTATCATCATGCTTTAGAATACAGCAGGGCAGATTTTGTTTTTAAAGGAGGAGACCTTAAAGAATTATTGATCTTGTTAGGAAAGATTCTTTCCAAAGATTTTACTTATGATATAAATTCTATTTATTTACCCCCTTATTATGAAATTTACTCCAAAAATGAATATATAGCTTTAAGAACTTCCTCTGGTTGTCCATTTAAATGCAGTTATTGTGGTTGGTATTTGTTGGAACCTAAGATTTATCAGCATAATCCTGAAGATATTTTTTCTGAAATTGTATACTTCCATCAGAAACTAAAGATAAAAAACTTCGCTTTTTATGACGATGCTCTTTTATATAAAGCTGATACACATATTAAAATTATTCTTAAGAAAATATTAGAATACCAACTCCCATTAAATTTCCATACTCCTAATGGTTTAAATGCCTGTTTTTTAGATGAAGAACTTGCCCATCTTATGAAAAAAACAAATTTTCTTCAGCCTCGTTTAGGACTAGAAAGCGTTTCTTTCAATAGACAGAGGTTAACCGGTGGGAAGGTAAATAAAAAAACGATTATTGAAGCAGTTAAACTCTTGAAAAAGGCAGGATACAGTTCTTCCGATATAGGAATATATCTCCTTATAGGACTTCCAGGACAACCATTTGAAGAAATAGAGGAGTCTATTTATTTTGCGCATTCTTTTAAAGCGAGGGTTTATCTTGAAGAGTATTCTCCTGTTCCCGGCACTTATGAATATAACCGTGCAAAATTAGATACAAACCTTGACCCTTTGTGGCATAATAATTCTGTTTTTCCGCTTTATAAGGGAGAGTATAATAAATTTCAAATGCTCAAAGAATTAAACCATAAGTTAAACAGAAAGTTTTGCAGAAAGGAGGTTTAG
- the rsmA gene encoding 16S rRNA (adenine(1518)-N(6)/adenine(1519)-N(6))-dimethyltransferase RsmA, translated as MLSLSELTEIFHIYNLFPKKFWGQHFLVDKNIQKKIILVCQLSKRDTVLEIGPGLGALTEELCRKTRFVYAVEKDEAFCKILKERLRSFKNLELINTDILKFPFPHQEHSSYKKLKVIGNLPYYISTPIISYLIENHEYIDSIYISLQKELAQRIVARAGEKSYGSLTVFVNFYAKPIILFSIKRNCFFPRPEVDSCFLKIEIIKKPRTKKDIEKKIFSIVRSSFQNRRKKIINALLKSKLGYKREELMIALRKAKINSLRRPETLSIEDFIALAECLDSFKKH; from the coding sequence ATGCTCTCTCTTTCTGAATTAACCGAGATTTTCCATATTTATAATCTTTTTCCTAAGAAATTTTGGGGACAACATTTTTTAGTTGATAAGAATATCCAAAAAAAAATCATTTTAGTTTGTCAACTATCCAAGAGGGATACAGTTTTGGAAATTGGGCCGGGGCTAGGTGCTCTTACTGAAGAATTGTGTAGAAAAACGAGGTTTGTTTATGCAGTAGAAAAAGATGAAGCATTCTGTAAAATACTCAAAGAAAGACTTCGTTCTTTTAAGAATCTAGAATTAATAAACACCGATATTCTTAAATTTCCTTTTCCTCATCAAGAACATTCCTCTTATAAGAAGTTAAAGGTAATAGGCAATCTTCCTTATTATATATCTACCCCCATCATTTCTTATCTAATCGAGAATCATGAATACATCGATTCTATATATATCAGTTTACAAAAAGAACTTGCACAGAGAATAGTTGCTAGAGCTGGTGAGAAAAGTTATGGGTCCCTAACCGTATTTGTTAACTTCTATGCAAAACCAATCATCCTTTTTTCCATAAAAAGAAATTGTTTTTTTCCCCGGCCAGAAGTGGATTCCTGTTTTTTGAAAATAGAAATTATAAAAAAACCGAGAACAAAAAAAGATATAGAAAAAAAAATCTTTTCCATTGTTCGCTCTTCTTTCCAGAATAGGCGCAAAAAAATAATTAATGCTTTGTTAAAGAGTAAACTGGGTTATAAAAGAGAAGAATTAATGATTGCTCTTAGGAAAGCAAAAATAAATTCCCTAAGAAGACCTGAAACTTTGAGTATAGAAGATTTTATCGCTTTAGCTGAATGTTTGGATAGTTTTAAAAAACATTAA